The window GAGAACCAGCTGCGCTTCGCCGTCCGTGAGGGCGGTCGCACGGTGGGTTCTGGCGTCGTGGCCGAGGTCATCGAGTAAGTTCTCCCGACCGCTACCCCGGCGGCCAGGAGTTGGATTGCCGGGGTAGTGTCGGAATACAGTTGCAACCAG of the Hyalangium gracile genome contains:
- a CDS encoding EF-Tu C-terminal domain-related protein; this translates as ENQLRFAVREGGRTVGSGVVAEVIE